From Anopheles arabiensis isolate DONGOLA chromosome 3, AaraD3, whole genome shotgun sequence, a single genomic window includes:
- the LOC120900508 gene encoding uncharacterized protein LOC120900508: MELADLPNELLQKIFTFLPVNELVSVVSLVCSAWCDVIRTFVLPKQGLLHVRPVHPVTHQLIAMETVLKEQAVKPYPWTNLKLTIPNGDLPTRPEFMRFFNQQGHTLKTLTIQCTELTVDILAAFETLYNLESLCIVSESESLYGPVPANVEMALTSLKSLTRLRLHLPSYTILRSVAFLSGARLVSLALERFEMELHHLRPLLDDHHRTLRELTVRVEEMKPLLTLLNSYPSLQLRRLNVKSAGNEDDFSDALIQLYDQQPQLRALTIGSELSLRAVDALPQKLLHLQELELIAESINNCKALSELRHLRRLTLCLYDVRAWDETVQLEGVTELSLAVTFPLISPAIFCSFPCVERLYLENVDDDTLMRDIVVVRTLMACMRQVRVLDLENFVFREREILNDGVVRFEEMERLECLKYSCRDMSDASLLTMNLPVLRELYLTHCPNVSFTGLSFLVRNCPLIERLHLESNKRGLEDEALELITRKLTHLRMLVLVNLRALTNVSLDSIVTNCFYLMELTITHCVGITLEKGAAIEKLSVVKSLKNLIYS, from the exons ATGGAGCTAGCGGATCTACCGAACGAG CTTCTGCAAAAAATCTTCACCTTTCTGCCGGTGAACGAGCTCGTCAGCGTCGTTTCGCTCGTCTGCTCCGCCTGGTGTGATGTAATCCGAACGTTTGTGCTGCCCAAGCAGGGCCTACTGCACGTTCGTCCGGTGCATCCCGTAACACATCAGCTAATTGCCATGGAGACGGTCCTGAAGGAGCAAGCGGTGAAACCATACCCCTGGACCAACCTGAAGCTAACCATTCCCAACGGGGACCTACCCACCCGACCAGAGTTTATGCGCTTCTTCAACCAGCAAGGACACACGCTCAAAACGCTCACCATCCAGTGTACCGAGCTTACGGTGGACATTCTTGCCGCGTTCGAAACGCTCTACAACCTCGAAAGTCTCTGCATCGTCAGCGAGTCGGAATCGCTGTACGGGCCCGTGCCAGCGAACGTCGAGATGGCCCTAACCTCCCTCAAATCGCTCACCCGCCTCCGGCTGCATCTGCCCTCGTACACCATCCTGCGCAGTGTCGCCTTCCTGAGCGGCGCAAGGCTCGTGTCGCTAGCGCTCGAGCGGTTCGAGATGGAGCTGCACCACCTGCGCCCCCTGCTGGACGATCATCATCGCACGTTGCGCGAGCTGACGGTACGGGTGGAGGAGATGAAACCACTGCTGACGCTGCTAAACTCCTACCCGTCGCTCCAGCTGCGCCGGCTAAATGTGAAGAGTGCCGGCAATGAGGACGATTTTTCCGACGCCCTAATCCAGCTGTACGACCAGCAGCCGCAGCTCCGTGCGCTTACAATCGGCTCGGAACTGTCCCTGCGGGCGGTTGACGCGCTGCCGCAGAAGCTGCTCCATCTGCAGGAGCTGGAGCTGATTGCGGAAAGCATCAACAACTGTAAGGCACTGAGCGAGCTGCGGCATCTGCGCCGGCTTACGCTGTGTCTGTACGATGTCCGGGCCTGGGACGAAACGGTACAGCTCGAGGGTGTGACGGAGCTTTCGCTCGCGGTAACATTTCCACTCATTTCACCGGCCATATTTTGCTCCTTTCCGTGCGTGGAGCGGTTGTATCTGGAGAACGTGGACGACGATACGCTGATGCGCGACATTGTGGTCGTGCGCACGCTGATGGCGTGTATGCGGCAAGTGCGCGTGCTCGATCTGGAAAATTTTGTGTTTCGAGAGCGCGAAATCCTAAACGATGGTGTGGTGCGATTTGAGGAGATGGAGCGGCTGGAGTGCTTGAAGTATAGCTGCCGCGATATGTCGGACGCGTCGCTGCTGACGATGAACCTTCCGGTGCTGCGGGAACTTTACCTCACGCACTGTCCGAATGTTTCCTTCACGGGTTTATCGTTCCTTGTGCGTAACTGTCCGCTTATTGAGCGGTTGCATCTGGAGTCGAACAAGCGTGGGTTAGAGGATGAGGCGTTGGAGTTAATTACACGCAAGCTGACCCATCTGAGGATGTTGGTGCTGGTGAACCTGCGAGCGCTGACGAACGTTTCGCTCGATTCGATCGTTACCAATTGCTTCTATTTGATG GAGCTCACCATAACGCACTGTGTTGGTATTACGCTGGAAAAAGGAGCCGCCATTGAGAAGCTTTCGGTTGTAAAATCgttgaaaaatttaatttacagcTAA
- the LOC120900515 gene encoding CCR4-NOT transcription complex subunit 3, translating into MAATRKLQGEIDRCLKKVTEGVETFEDIWQKVHNATNSNQKEKYEADLKKEIKKLQRLRDQIKSWIASGEIKDKSALLENRRLIETQMERFKVVERETKTKAYSKEGLGAAQKMDPAQREKEEISTWLTSSITSLQIQIDQFECEVESLLAGKKKKLDKDKQDKMDELKGKLERHKFHVTKLETLLRMLDNDGVEVEQIKKIKEDVEYYIDSSQEPDFEENEYIYDDIIGLDDVEISGIPVSTGTDSNNSNETAGSPSSLISGTSPAQSPVLNYSASTLHNHSSDLSADNNNLNEKRSKSEGTKITPVKPTAIRASKVDPSVTAVSNAVNNNGSSNSTSNNSSSTTISNNNTSKTGLISSTPSKNHANAAAPLPTMLVLPQPPNSVPIIGPAFAAVAKQHPKNGSILQPSTPTTGAGASSASSTSGPLQTQAPNSSNVFSSLSQIINTSQTKLSQQQQQQQTPSSLPSAAAVVAAANSSSGGVPSSTQSNASSQQQQQAQQAQQQQQQAQQQQQAQQQIPPGQNSMLLHNALSSASSTESNNHVMSTSSASTISSSGANVINNCVSPSNSAVSSRASPSLMSPPQQQQQQQQQQQLLNGPTALAQEVINRTGVLETGPTANPNALMQQQQSQQQQSSNTQGAAAVAAAAATTAQQAAAAAAAAAAAQASAFVAAAGQLQQQQQQQQQQQQQQQQQQQSQQQQPQPQPADSRQAGPVPSNQTPQPQSGGGGGGGAGQSLMVDASGVPAGANAGNNLLPTSSATAAITNGPNTIINTNSSISNAANVNSGGGGGGGGPGGMKPSAGTHEACIPPLLGVAPLGTSKLQKEHQIQFQLMEAAYYHLPTPSDSERLRPYLQRQPVQTPPHYPQQQLPHSETVEFFQRLSPETLFFVFYYMEGTKAQYLAAKALKKQSWRFHTKYMMWFQRHEEPKVINEEYEQGTYIYFDYEKWGQRKKEGFTFEYKYLEDRDLN; encoded by the exons ATGGCTGCGACGCGAAAGTTGCAAG GTGAAATCGATCGGTGCCTGAAGAAAGTCACTGAGGGTGTAGAAACGTTCGAAGATATCTGGCAGAAGGTTCACAATGCTACCAACAGCAATCAAAAG GAAAAGTATGAAGCAGATCTCAAGAAGGAAATTAAAAAGCTGCAGCGGTTGCGcgatcaaatcaaatcatgGATCGCATCCGGCGAGATCAAGGATAAAAGCGCTCTGCTGGAAAACCGTCGGCTCATAGAAACC CAAATGGAGCGGTTTAAGGTGGTCGAACgggaaacgaaaacgaaagccTACTCGAAGGAGGGCCTTGGCGCGGCCCAGAAGATGGATCCGGCGCAGCGGGAAAAGGAAGAGATTAGCACGTGGCTAACGTCGTCCATTACCTCGCTGCAGATACAGATCGATCAGTTCGAGTGCGAGGTCGAGTCGCTGCTCGCcggcaagaagaaaaagctcgACAAGGACAAGCAGGACAAGATGGACGAGCTGAAGGGCAAGCTGGAGCGGCACAAGTTCCACGTCACGAAGCTGGAGACGCTGCTGCGGATGCTCGACAACGACGGCGTCGAGGTGGAGCAGATCAAGAAGATCAAGGAGGACGTCGAGTACTACATCGACTCGTCGCAGGAGCCCGACTTCGAGGAGAACGAGTACATCTACGACGATATCATCGGGCTGGATGACGTGGAAATCTCtg GCATCCCGGTGTCGACCGGTACGGATAGCAATAACAGCAACGAGACGGCAGGTTCGCCAAGCAGTCTAATATCGGGAACTAGTCCGGCGCAGTCACCGGTGCTAAACTACAGTGCCAGCACGTTACACAATCACAGTAGCGATCTGTCCGCCGATAACAACAATCTGAATGAGAAGCGTTCGAAGAGCGAGGGCACGAAGATTACG CCGGTGAAACCGACCGCAATCCGCGCTAGCAAGGTGGACCCGTCCGTCACCGCTGTCAGCAATGCCGTCAACAATaacggcagcagcaatagCACCAGtaataatagtagtagtaccaCTATTAGCAACAACAATACGTCCAAGACCGGGCTAATCAGCTCGACGCCGAGCAAAAACCACGCGAATGCTGCCGCGCCGCTACCCACCATGCTGGTGCTACCGCAGCCGCCCAACAGTGTACCGATCATCGGGCCCGCTTTTGCTGCCGTTGCAAAACAACATCCCA aaAATGGTTCTATACTCCAACCCAGCACGCCCACGACAGGTGCTGGCGCATCGTCCGCATCGTCGACAAGCGGGCCACTGCAAACGCAAGCACCGAATTCATCGAATGTCTTTAGCAGCCTCAGTCAGATTATTAATACATCTCAAACTAAGCTtagtcagcagcagcagcaacagcaaacgccGAGTAGTCTACCGAGTGCTGCAGCCGTTGTCGCCGCCGCGAATAGCAGTAGTGGTGGTGTGCCGTCTTCGACACAGTCGAACGCATcttcacaacagcagcagcaggcgcagcaggcgcagcaacagcagcagcaagcacagcagcagcagcaggcccagCAGCAGATTCCTCCCGGTCAGAATTCCATGCTACTTCACAATGCCCTGTCGTCGGCATCGAGTACGGAGAGCAACAATCATGTAATGAGTACATCGTCCGCGTCTACCATCAGTAGTAGCGGGGCGAACGTTATTAATAACTGTGTCTCTCCCAGCAATTCCGCAGTCAGTAGCAG AGCGTCACCTAGCTTGATGTCAcctccgcagcagcagcaacagcagcaacagcagcaacagttgtTGAACGGTCCCACAGCACTCG CGCAAGAAGTGATAAATAGAACGGGAGTTCTCGAAACTGGCCCAACCGCCAACCCGAACGCGttaatgcagcagcagcagagccaacagcaacaatcgTCGAATACCCAGGGTGCAGCGGCGGTCGCGGCAGCCGCAGCCACCACTGCGCAACAAgctgcagcggcggcagcggcagcagcagcggcacaaGCATCCGCATTTGTCGCGGCGGCTGGTcagctacagcagcagcagcaacaacagcagcagcaacagcaacaacaacagcagcagcaacaatcgcaacagcagcaaccacaacCACAGCCAGCAGATTCGAGACAGGCTGGGCCAGTTCCTTCGAATCAAACGCCCCAACCACAgtccggtggcggtggcggcggcggcgccgGCCAGTCGTTAATGGTCGACGCGAGCGGCGTGCCGGCGGGAGCCAACGCGGGCAACAACCTGTTGCCGACGTCATCGGCTACTGCCGCCATCACGAACGGACCGAACACGATCATCAACACTAACTCTAGTATTTCGAACGCCGCCAACGTGAacagtggtggtggcggtggcggcggcggccccgGAGGCATGAAGCCGTCGGCCGGTACGCACGAGGCCTGCATACCGCCGCTACTCGGCGTGGCACCGCTGGGCACGTCCAAGCTGCAGAAGGAGCATCAAATACAA TTCCAACTCATGGAAGCCGCCTACTATCATCTGCCAACACCAAGCGATTCAGAGAGGCTAAGGCCGTACTTGCAACGTCAACCTGTCCAAACTCCACCGCACTATCCACAG CAACAACTTCCACATTCTGAAACGGTTGAGTTTTTCCAGCGTCTGTCACCCGAAACGCTCTTCTTCGTGTTTTACTACATGGAGGGAACGAAGGCTCAATATCTAGCCGCGAAGGCGCTGAAAAAGCAGAGCTGGAGATTTCATACGAAATATATGATGTGGTTTCAACGCCACGAAGAACCGAAAGTGATCAACGAAGAATACGAGCAG GGAACCTACATCTATTTTGACTATGAAAAATGGGGCCAGCGTAAAAAGGAAGGGTTTACGTTTGAATACAAGTACTTAGAAGACAGGGACCTGAATTGA
- the LOC120902681 gene encoding 60S ribosomal protein L5: protein MGFVKVVKNKQYFKRYQVRFRRRREGKTDYYARKRLIFQDKNKYNTPKFRLIVRLSNRDITCQIAYARIEGDRIVCAAYSHELPRYGVKVGLTNYAAAYCTGLLVARRILQKLRLDTLYAGCTDVTGEEYLVEPVDEGPAAFRCYLDVGLARTTTGARVFGAMKGAVDGGLNIPHSVKRFPGYSAENKSFNAEMHRDHIFGLHVANYMRTLEEEDEEAFKRQFSKYISLGIKADDIENIYKNAHASIRKDPSFTKKPEKKVTKKRWTMAKLPLAARKEKIAKHKADFLAKIQADVEA, encoded by the exons ATG GGGTTCGTTAAGGTAGTGAAGAACAAGCAGTACTTCAAGCGTTATCAGGTCAGGTTCCGTCGCCGTCGCGAGGGCAAGACCGACTACTATGCCCGCAAGCGCCTGATTTTCCaggacaaaaacaaatacaacacgCCGAAGTTCCGGCTGATCGTTCGCCTGAGCAACCGCGACATCACCTGCCAGATCGCGTACGCCCGCATCGAGGGCGATCGCATCGTGTGCGCGGCCTACTCGCACGAGCTGCCACGTTACGGCGTGAAGGTTGGTCTGACCAACTATGCCGCCGCCTACTGCACCGGTCTGCTCGTTGCTCGCCGCATCCTGCAGAAGCTGCGCCTGGACACGCTGTACGCCGGCTGTACCGATGTGACCGGCGAGGAGTACCTGGTCGAGCCGGTCGATGAAGGACCGGCCGCCTTCCGGTGCTACCTGGATGTGGGTCTGGcccgcaccaccaccggtgcCCGTGTGTTCGGCGCCATGAAGGGTGCCGTCGATGGCGGACTGAACATTCCGCACTCGGTCAAGCGTTTCCCGGGCTACAGCGCCGAGAACAAGAGCTTCAACGCGGAAATGCACCGTGACCACATCTTCGGCCTGCACGTCGCCAACTACATGCGCacgctggaggaggaggacgaggaggcgTTCAAGCGCCAGTTCAGCAAGTACATCTCGCTGGGCATCAAGGCTGATGAT ATCGAAAACATCTACAAGAACGCCCACGCCTCCATCCGCAAGGATCCCTCCTTCACGAAGAAACCCGAGAAGAAGGTCACCAAGAAGCGGTGGACGATGGCCAAGCTGCCGCTCGCCGCCCGCAAGGAGAAGATCGCGAAGCACAAGGCCGACTTCCTGGCCAAGATCCAGGCCGACGTCGAAGCCTAA
- the LOC120903130 gene encoding protein-associating with the carboxyl-terminal domain of ezrin gives MGNEQSQLKGVEISKKAIQVTDYWSLYNGELPNANGAAPSSISIFQGETLVSGQFWTNQNPLERAIRNLKIYRHPYILKYFASWSKGSLKMLATERCRPLATCLNITSDVQICLGLRNVLCALIFLLEQAAVRHLSISISSIYVTDDGAWRLAGFEHLWRTVDFNQTLLEKSQPYRYTKAIDSNELTGKGQALEQYAFGVMCEEILHNKTDANIPAVEDFKAYCATHLKHGNPAMRPNLSAVLLHPIFNHDFILIHSFLTELPLKGTQAKQEFFISLADRLRSFDPETVAEQMCSLLLSRIVLLDTTAQLCVTPYVLRPKSDDLSPGLFTPKIFSAYILPKVKQVFCVQDAQIRLMLLEYFPAYVEFFTKEDLQDHILPQLLLGIKDTNDVLVAKTLLCLADLVPILGSAVVIGGNRSKIFADGRPQGIPDAAGPWSGVRSITPVIGSGEFLSGSPVPDAGGDNSASFTSVLLRPDNFNAMPERLSPEGEDIYRTNNSDVELEVDEWSDWENDGSEVVPVNHLRLIDTGAPEPVPMNGVPEETILAPVPIQPITTLSRESSTESKGSKQPGKGPAESIERLDIKTQPTVTRKSDAAGGAGEEFDFFKDMEPVIQKANVLLIDDETGPTKQQDDGGQEANKIEQSGGPAAVAATATKEGSAHELNEREEEEIPLVSSSRLEIKVDDSMATTEDGWGDDDDEDEGNGGGW, from the exons ATGGGCAATGAACAGTCGCAGCTGAAAGGGGTGGAAATCAGCAAGAAAGCGATCCAGGTGACCGACTACTGGTCGCTGTACAATGGCGAGCTGCCGAACGCGAACGGGGCCGCCCCGAGCAGCATATCCATCTTCCAGGGCGAAACGCTCGTCAGCGGCCAGTTCTGGACCAACCAGAATCCGCTCGAGCGGGCGATCAGGAATCTGAAAATCTACCGCCACCCGTACATCCTCAAGTATTTCGCGTCCTGGAGCAAGGGTTCGCTCAAGATGCTCGCCACGGAACGGTGCCGTCCGCTGGCGACCTGCCTAAACATTACCAGCGACGTGCAGATCTGCCTCGGGCTGCGGAACGTCCTCTGTGCGCTGATCTTCCTGCTCGAGCAGGCGGCCGTGCGGCATCTGAGCATCAGCATCTCGTCCATCTACGTCACCGACGATGGTGCGTGGCGTTTGGCCGGGTTCGAGCATCTGTGGCGGACGGTCGACTTTAACCAGACGCTGCTGGAGAAATCTCAACCGTACCGGTACACCAAAGCGATCGACAGCAACGAGCTGACCGGCAAGGGGCAGGCGCTGGAGCAGTACGCGTTCGGCGTGATGTGCGAGGAGATACTGCACAACAAAACCGACGCCAACATACCGGCGGTGGAAGATTTCAAAGCCTACTGTGCGACGCACCTGAAGCATGGCAATCCGGCGATGCGCCCGAACCTGTCcgccgtgctgctgcatccgaTCTTCAATCACGACTTCATACTGATCCATTCCTTCCTGACCGAGCTGCCGCTGAAGGGCACCCAGGCGAAGCAGGAATTCTTCATCAGCCTGGCCGACCGGTTGCGCTCCTTCGATCCGGAAACGGTCGCGGAACAGATGtgttcgctgctgctgtcacGCATCGTGCTGCTCGATACGACCGCGCAGCTTTGCGTTACGCCGTACGTGCTGCGCCCGAAGAGTGACGATCTTTCGCCGGGTCTGTTTACGCCCAAGATATTCTCCGCGTACATTTTGCCAAAGGTGAAGCAGGTGTTTTGCGTGCAGGACGCCCAGATACGGCTCATGCTGCTGGAGTACTTCCCCGCGTACGTGGAGTTTTTCACCAAGGAGGATTTGCAGGACCACATACTACCTCAG CTTCTGCTTGGGATAAAGGACACAAACGATGTGCTGGTCGCAAAAACGTTGCTCTGTCTGGCCGATCTGGTGCCCATCCTGGGGTCGGCCGTCGTGATCGGAGGCAATCGTAGCAAAATATTCGCCGACGGACGACCGCAGGGCATTCCGGATGCGGCCGGCCCGTGGAGTGGCGTCCGCTCGATCACGCCCGTCATTGGATCGGGCGAGTTCCTGTCCGGTAGCCCTGTACCAGACGCCGGTGGCGATAATAGTGCATCGTTCACGTCCGTCCTACTGCGGCCGGACAATTTCAACGCCATGCCCGAACGATTATCGCCCGAGGGAGAGGACATCTATCGCACCAACAACTCGGACGTCGAGCTGGAGGTGGACGAGTGGAGCGACTGGGAGAACGATGGCAGTGAGGTGGTGCCGGTGAACCATCTGCGACTAATAGACACGGGTGCACCGGAACCGGTTCCAATGAATGGCGTCCCAGAGGAAACGATCCTCGCACCCGTACCGATCCAGCCCATCACGACGCTCAGTCGCGAAAGCTCAACCGAAAGCAAGGGTAGCAAACAGCCCGGTAAAGGTCCGGCGGAAAGTATAGAACGGTTAGACATAAAAACGCAACCCACCGTAACCCGGAAGTCGGATGCAGCCGGTGGTGCCGGTGAGGAGTTCGATTTCTTCAAAGACATGGAACCGGTCATACAGAAGGCGAACGTGCTGCTGATCGACGATGAGACGGGTCCCACGAAGCAGCAGGACGATGGCGGTCAGGAGGCCAACAAAATCGAACAATCGGGCGgaccggcggcggtggcggcgacgGCGACGAAGGAAGGGTCTGCCCACGAGCTTAACGAACgggaagaggaagaaattccgctcgtcagcagcagccggtTAGAGATTAAGGTGGACGACAGCATGGCAACCACCGAGGATGGTTggggcgacgacgacgacgaggatgaGGGGAACGGTGGAGGGTGGTAA
- the LOC120902474 gene encoding peroxidase, whose protein sequence is MCKVLLLLVACTVAPLVAERLATLSTLDRLAGYASKTNLETALDYGEAIYERSKRLECSLAAGTRTKVVKGGTTYAQIIDGYPTPGTQRQDLLARKVLRASGFFVNRYCLPSGIPSYECGLFLAGTEIPPSTIADQCRSLIEAKEYNDEYRRLLPALYDDGVYKFRRSTAGGELPAARDISSRFHAARNGRQPAPDARHSVALVQWSQFVEHDLAKTTVQTMHDGTGIECCTGEHGPLLPRYRHPSCQPMEVREDDPYYRTYRATCLNYVRSALSLGSTGGCHLGPANQLNAATNRLDLSQLYGSGANDTRVLRTGKGGRLQAQLFDSAEYLQPAADERLCVADANLETVCYGSGDTRVNVNPYITLLHTLFLRSHNRLAKHLAQLRPDWTDERLFAVARTVNTRLYQRIVREWLRAVVGEAAVDRTPPPPVGERNDRVSNEFATAAIRFYNTMMPGEIANAIGSYDLERLFYRPKDLRKREYFAHLVGSVLGQNAMSLDTAYVDDLAHLLFGVRNVGLDVLALDIQRGRDHGLARYTDYYALCTGRPVSGWADLEPVLKADDLEIVRASYATVHDVDLIVGAIAERPVNGGIVGPTLSCLIREQLDRSLAIEVDSSPVPLERVDALLAEYSAARFMCDTAQVDRVQRDIFRVPAVDNPQIRCAQLPSLDLARLV, encoded by the coding sequence atgtgtaaggtgttactgctgctggtagCGTGCACAGTTGCACCACTGGTCGCGGAAAGGCTCGCGACGCTGTCAACGCTCGATCGGCTGGCCGGGTACGCGAGCAAAACCAATCTGGAGACGGCGCTGGACTACGGCGAAGCAATCTACGAACGATCCAAACGCCTCGAATGCTCGCTAGCGGCCGGCACGCGCACCAAGGTCGTCAAGGGTGGCACCACGTACGCGCAGATCATCGACGGCTACCCGACGCCCGGCACCCAGCGGCAGGATCTGCTCGCCCGCAAAGTGCTGCGTGCGTCCGGCTTCTTCGTCAACCGTTACTGCCTGCCGAGCGGCATTCCCTCGTACGAGTGTGGCCTCTTCCTTGCCGGCACCGAAATCCCCCCGTCCACGATCGCCGATCAGTGTCGCAGCTTGATCGAGGCGAAAGAGTACAACGACGAGTACCGGCGACTACTCCCCGCCCTGTACGACGACGGTGTGTACAAGTTCCGGCGCAGCACCGCCGGTGGAGAGCTGCCGGCGGCACGGGACATCTCGAGCCGCTTCCACGCTGCCCGCAACGGGCGGCAGCCGGCCCCCGACGCACGCCACTCGGTGGCGCTCGTCCAGTGGAGCCAGTTCGTTGAGCACGATCTTGCGAAAACCACCGTCCAGACGATGCACGATGGCACGGGCATTGAGTGCTGCACGGGCGAGCACGGTCCGCTGTTGCCCCGGTACCGGCATCCGTCCTGCCAGCCGATGGAGGTGCGCGAGGACGACCCATACTACCGCACGTACCGGGCGACGTGTCTGAACTACGTGCGCAGTGCCCTTTCGCTCGGCAGCACCGGCGGTTGCCATCTCGGGCCGGCGAACCAGCTGAACGCGGCCACCAACCGGTTGGATCTGTCGCAACTGTACGGCAGTGGGGCGAACGATACGCGCGTGCTGCGCACGGGCAAGGGCGGTCGGCTGCAGGCGCAGCTATTCGATTCGGCCGAGTATCTGCAGCCGGCGGCCGACGAGCGGCTGTGCGTGGCCGATGCGAACCTCGAAACCGTTTGCTACGGATCGGGCGACACGCGCGTCAACGTGAACCCGTACATTACGCTGCTGCACACGCTGTTCCTGCGGTCGCACAACCGGCTGGCGAAGCATTTGGCCCAGCTGCGCCCGGACTGGACGGACGAGCGGCTGTTCGCGGTGGCACGGACCGTTAACACGCGCCTCTACCAGCGCATTGTGCGCGAGTGGTTGCGTGCGGTGGTTGGTGAGGCGGCTGTGGATCGCACTCCGCCACCGCCCGTCGGTGAACGGAACGATCGGGTGAGCAACGAGTTTGCAACGGCCGCCATCCGCTTCTACAACACAATGATGCCGGGCGAGATCGCGAACGCGATCGGATCGTACGATCTCGAGCGTCTGTTCTACCGGCCAAAGGATCTGCGCAAGCGGGAATACTTTGCCCATCTGGTCGGTTCCGTGCTGGGGCAGAACGCAATGTCCCTCGACACCGCGTACGTGGACGACCTGGCGCATCTGCTGTTCGGTGTGCGCAACGTGGGGCTCGATGTGCTCGCGCTCGACATCCAGCGCGGACGGGATCATGGGCTGGCCCGCTACACCGACTACTACGCGCTGTGCACTGGCCGCCCGGTGAGTGGTTGGGCCGACCTCGAGCCGGTGCTGAAAGCGGACGATTTGGAAATTGTGCGCGCCTCGTACGCAACCGTGCACGATGTCGATCTGATCGTCGGAGCGATCGCGGAGCGGCCGGTGAATGGTGGGATCGTTGGCCCAACGCTGTCCTGCCTGATCCGGGAGCAGCTGGACCGATCGCTAGCGATCGAGGTCGACTCATCGCCGGTCCCGTTGGAGCGGGTCGATGCACTGCTGGCGGAGTACAGTGCGGCACGGTTTATGTGCGACACGGCACAGGTCGACCGGGTGCAGCGTGACATTTTCCGCGTCCCAGCGGTCGATAACCCGCAGATCCGGTGCGCCCAGTTGCCGTCGCTCGATCTTGCGCGACTCGTTTAG